The proteins below come from a single Methanothrix thermoacetophila PT genomic window:
- the fdhD gene encoding formate dehydrogenase accessory sulfurtransferase FdhD, producing the protein MIEKRMCIRVDGENRSVVWDSVAEERQLELRINGDLLRRVTLSPCHIREFVVGHLLSEGYMGALEDIAAIHIEGHLADVTLRPACDQKRTEKHTVHSEKTEGLAVRTDTVFRAMRMLLDSDAHRITGGFHRAGVFCEDGTAWMAEDIGRHNAMDKAIGHCLLERIDLSRVFVVMTSRISSGLTLKCSRAGISILASRGAPTSLALEIADAVGITLMGFVREERMNIYTHPERLADLSPTSTAK; encoded by the coding sequence ATGATAGAGAAACGCATGTGCATAAGAGTTGATGGCGAGAATCGCTCAGTGGTATGGGATTCAGTCGCAGAGGAGAGACAGCTCGAGCTGCGCATCAATGGAGATCTGCTTCGCAGAGTAACACTGAGCCCCTGCCACATCAGAGAGTTTGTCGTCGGCCATCTCCTCTCAGAAGGATACATGGGAGCGCTGGAGGATATAGCTGCGATTCACATTGAGGGGCATCTCGCAGACGTGACCCTTCGCCCGGCATGCGATCAGAAACGTACAGAAAAACATACGGTGCACTCTGAAAAGACGGAGGGGCTTGCGGTGCGAACTGATACCGTATTCCGCGCGATGCGCATGCTTCTCGACTCAGATGCCCACAGGATCACAGGGGGTTTCCACCGCGCGGGCGTCTTCTGCGAGGATGGTACGGCATGGATGGCCGAGGATATAGGAAGGCACAATGCGATGGACAAGGCCATAGGCCACTGCCTGCTCGAGCGCATCGATCTATCGAGAGTCTTCGTCGTGATGACGAGCCGCATCTCCTCAGGTCTCACTCTGAAGTGCTCGCGCGCAGGGATCTCAATTCTAGCATCAAGGGGCGCGCCGACCAGTCTCGCTCTCGAGATCGCAGATGCTGTGGGGATCACGCTGATGGGATTTGTTCGGGAGGAGAGGATGAACATCTACACGCATCCGGAGAGGCTAGCGGATCTGTCGCCCACCAGCACAGCGAAGTGA
- a CDS encoding ATP-binding cassette domain-containing protein — translation MEHAIETRGLVKRFDGLVAVDDVNLSVKRGEIFGLLGPNGAGKSTIIKMLTTMLRPTGGEAYVWGHHIVRERDAVRSCIGVVFQDPSVDGKLTARENLDFHGRMYGMPGDERKRRIAEVLELVELSDKADVLLEEFSGGMRRRLEIARGLMHRPHVLFLDEPTLGLDTQTRRYIWDYIRDLNKEDVTVVITTHYMEEADNLCNRVAIIDHGRIVALDTPMSLKSMIGTDTLTLEVSDGLERLRDLLLEFSWVQSFDASNGYVRLSVDSAQSRIPEVVLAACRAGVQIKSVSVHEPTLEDVFLKYTGRSMRDETGKGDLVRALMRR, via the coding sequence ATGGAGCATGCCATAGAGACGAGAGGGCTTGTAAAGAGATTTGATGGCCTGGTAGCTGTCGATGACGTGAATCTCTCTGTGAAACGAGGGGAGATCTTCGGCCTGCTGGGACCAAACGGCGCGGGAAAGAGCACAATAATCAAGATGCTGACCACGATGCTCAGGCCCACCGGAGGAGAGGCGTATGTCTGGGGTCACCACATCGTGCGCGAGAGGGATGCTGTGAGAAGCTGCATTGGCGTGGTATTCCAGGATCCGAGCGTCGATGGGAAGCTCACGGCGAGGGAGAACCTGGATTTCCACGGCAGGATGTATGGAATGCCGGGAGATGAGAGGAAACGGAGGATCGCGGAGGTTCTGGAGCTTGTGGAGCTCTCAGACAAGGCGGATGTGCTTCTGGAGGAGTTCTCGGGCGGCATGCGCAGGAGGCTCGAGATAGCCAGGGGGCTGATGCACAGGCCGCACGTTCTCTTCCTGGATGAGCCGACGCTCGGCCTGGATACACAGACCCGGCGATACATCTGGGATTACATCAGGGACCTGAACAAAGAGGATGTCACTGTAGTGATAACAACACACTACATGGAGGAGGCAGACAACCTCTGCAATCGAGTCGCAATAATCGATCACGGCAGGATAGTGGCCCTCGATACCCCGATGTCTCTTAAGAGCATGATCGGCACCGATACCCTGACCCTCGAAGTCAGTGATGGTCTTGAAAGGCTCCGAGATCTCCTGCTGGAATTCAGCTGGGTGCAATCATTCGATGCAAGCAACGGATACGTGAGGCTCAGCGTGGACTCGGCGCAGTCTAGGATCCCGGAGGTCGTGCTGGCCGCATGCCGTGCTGGCGTGCAGATAAAATCCGTGAGCGTCCATGAGCCGACACTGGAGGATGTATTCCTCAAATACACGGGCAGGAGCATGCGGGATGAGACAGGGAAGGGCGATCTGGTCAGGGCCTTGATGAGGAGGTAG
- a CDS encoding ABC transporter permease — protein MRAFDPYAIYSLWLREMIRFFRLKSRVVGSIAPPFFFLAFLGTGFSGMASRVPAGVDYINYLAPGIIGMTLLFSSTFAGMSVLWDREFGFLREIMVAPVTRLSIVLGRTAGGVTQAVLQGIIILIPGIAMGVKIKGLTGLLLSLALMVIISATFIGVGLAFASRMKDMSGFGLIMNFMIFPVFLLSGALFPVQNLPGPVRILSYIDPLTYGVDALRGCLVGANSFPVILDALLLTGCCAATMAIGAYLFETSDID, from the coding sequence ATGAGAGCATTTGACCCGTACGCGATATACAGCCTCTGGCTGAGGGAGATGATACGGTTCTTCAGGCTTAAATCAAGGGTTGTGGGATCGATAGCCCCGCCGTTCTTCTTCCTGGCATTCCTTGGCACGGGCTTCAGCGGCATGGCATCCAGGGTTCCCGCAGGTGTGGACTACATCAACTATCTCGCTCCTGGGATAATAGGCATGACGCTGCTCTTCAGCTCGACGTTCGCGGGGATGTCGGTCCTTTGGGACAGGGAATTCGGCTTTCTTAGAGAGATTATGGTCGCGCCCGTAACAAGGCTCTCAATAGTGCTGGGGAGAACTGCGGGAGGCGTGACCCAGGCCGTGCTGCAGGGCATCATAATACTGATACCCGGGATAGCAATGGGTGTGAAAATAAAGGGGCTGACAGGACTGCTTCTATCGCTGGCGCTCATGGTCATCATATCCGCCACATTCATAGGAGTTGGCCTCGCATTTGCATCCAGGATGAAGGACATGTCCGGATTTGGCCTGATAATGAACTTCATGATCTTCCCAGTCTTCCTGCTGTCGGGAGCGCTCTTCCCTGTGCAGAACCTGCCGGGGCCGGTCAGGATCCTCTCCTACATCGATCCCCTCACGTATGGTGTAGATGCGCTGAGAGGCTGTCTCGTTGGCGCAAACTCGTTTCCTGTAATCCTGGATGCACTGCTGCTCACAGGATGCTGCGCAGCGACCATGGCGATAGGGGCGTACCTGTTCGAGACAAGCGATATCGATTAG
- a CDS encoding beta/gamma crystallin-related protein encodes MAVLIGLLCVSAQRNIMMPGGFGPGVSDFQGVVAGAGSASTSGPSEAVLFADANQRGVHKHIFESDADVGADIAFNATPRSMVVLSGVWRLYREPNFQSPYEAEFGPGIYPSIADYGINVIGSMKRIS; translated from the coding sequence GTGGCAGTCCTGATTGGCCTTTTGTGCGTCAGCGCGCAGCGGAACATAATGATGCCTGGCGGCTTTGGGCCAGGTGTATCAGACTTTCAGGGCGTGGTGGCGGGCGCTGGCTCAGCCAGCACAAGCGGTCCGTCGGAGGCTGTGCTCTTCGCAGACGCGAATCAGAGAGGGGTCCACAAGCACATATTCGAGTCTGACGCTGATGTAGGAGCGGATATCGCATTCAATGCGACACCCAGGTCGATGGTTGTCCTGAGCGGAGTATGGCGTCTTTACAGAGAGCCGAACTTTCAGAGTCCTTATGAGGCAGAGTTCGGGCCAGGGATATACCCGTCGATTGCAGACTACGGCATAAACGTGATCGGCTCCATGAAAAGAATAAGCTAA
- a CDS encoding DUF1699 family protein, whose amino-acid sequence MRLRVVSSKKEISDLNRNEQVVHLAFRASNMDVMNLVRTCPRLKAVQIPPSYYQTMSKAAQQFLELQGIEIIKGDVWGHRKDIDEYYSVSEKVIDRIASLMAEGYSIDETVKKVHRETKLSEDLIRYLLKEQVMA is encoded by the coding sequence ATGAGATTAAGGGTTGTGAGCTCAAAGAAAGAGATATCCGACCTGAACCGGAACGAACAGGTTGTACATCTCGCATTCAGGGCCTCCAACATGGACGTCATGAACCTGGTCAGGACGTGCCCGCGGCTCAAGGCGGTTCAGATTCCTCCATCTTACTATCAGACGATGTCGAAGGCAGCGCAGCAGTTCCTGGAGCTTCAGGGGATAGAGATCATCAAGGGAGACGTCTGGGGTCATCGCAAGGACATAGACGAGTACTACTCCGTGAGCGAGAAGGTCATAGACCGAATAGCCTCGCTCATGGCTGAGGGCTACAGCATCGATGAGACCGTGAAAAAGGTGCATCGCGAGACGAAGCTCTCAGAGGATCTCATACGCTACCTTCTGAAGGAGCAGGTGATGGCCTGA
- the tpiA gene encoding triose-phosphate isomerase encodes MALTLIVLNFKTYREATGDSAVALSKICESIASEYGVDIAVAPQAADIRAVASAVSIPVYAQHVDGVGFGSFTGHITAASVKAAGASGSLINHSERRLRLADIEASLRACRSEGLTSIICTNNVATTRAAAALRPDYVAVEPPELIGSGIPVSKADPEVVRGSVEAVRAIEKDVGVLCGAGITHGDDLRAAIELGAVGVLLASGIVKAKDQRKALEDLVTGV; translated from the coding sequence ATGGCTTTGACGCTGATAGTTCTCAACTTCAAAACCTACAGGGAAGCGACAGGAGATTCGGCTGTCGCCCTATCAAAGATATGCGAGAGCATAGCCTCTGAGTATGGCGTCGATATCGCGGTTGCGCCACAGGCCGCTGATATAAGAGCGGTCGCATCCGCCGTGAGCATACCGGTTTATGCGCAGCACGTCGATGGCGTCGGCTTCGGCAGCTTCACAGGGCACATCACAGCTGCGTCTGTGAAGGCTGCAGGGGCATCCGGTTCTCTCATAAATCACTCAGAGCGCCGGCTCAGGCTTGCTGACATCGAGGCGTCTCTCAGGGCGTGCAGGTCAGAGGGGCTCACGTCGATAATATGCACGAACAACGTCGCAACAACAAGAGCGGCTGCAGCCTTGCGGCCTGATTATGTCGCTGTGGAGCCGCCAGAGCTCATAGGCTCTGGGATTCCTGTCTCCAAGGCAGATCCTGAGGTCGTCAGGGGCTCGGTCGAGGCTGTAAGAGCGATAGAGAAGGATGTCGGCGTGCTCTGCGGCGCAGGAATCACCCACGGAGACGATCTCAGAGCCGCTATCGAGCTCGGCGCTGTGGGCGTTCTTCTTGCCTCAGGGATCGTGAAGGCGAAGGACCAGCGTAAGGCGCTCGAGGATCTGGTGACAGGGGTTTGA
- a CDS encoding acylphosphatase, which yields MTICVRVRVSGRVQGVGYRYYTTTHAKALGVKGWIRNLPGGGVEAVLEGERKSVGELLGLMKSGPSGAMVSGMEIAEVECKGHDDFKIIY from the coding sequence ATGACCATATGCGTCCGCGTCAGGGTCTCGGGAAGGGTTCAGGGAGTCGGATACAGGTATTACACCACAACCCACGCCAAAGCGCTCGGAGTCAAGGGATGGATAAGGAACCTCCCTGGAGGGGGTGTTGAAGCGGTGCTTGAGGGAGAGAGGAAGAGCGTCGGCGAGCTCCTCGGCCTGATGAAATCAGGACCATCTGGCGCGATGGTCTCTGGAATGGAGATCGCGGAGGTCGAGTGCAAGGGCCACGATGATTTCAAGATAATCTATTGA
- a CDS encoding 4Fe-4S binding protein: MITINRYVCGYCGACVGVCPVCALELVETWLEVSDGCIECGRCVKLCPTGALSLEEAQG; this comes from the coding sequence TTGATTACCATCAACAGATACGTCTGCGGGTACTGCGGTGCATGTGTCGGCGTCTGCCCTGTCTGCGCCCTGGAGCTTGTTGAGACCTGGCTCGAGGTCTCCGATGGATGTATAGAGTGCGGCAGGTGCGTCAAGCTATGCCCAACCGGGGCGCTCAGTCTCGAGGAGGCTCAGGGATGA
- a CDS encoding NAD(P)/FAD-dependent oxidoreductase — translation MRCDVVVVGAGPGGSMAAKTAAEKGLKVVLVEKRQEIGDPVRCAEGVSKARLSSMIKPDPKWIASEVKGARLYAPDGSNVVMSEDKSGDEVGYVLERKIFDRALAMDAARAGARVMVKTRALDLLRANGSVKGIRAMRYGEIIDIEADVVIGADGVESKVGRWAGIDTALKPGDIEVCAQFLLYDKGIDDEYCEFFLGNELAPGGYVWSFPKGEHLANVGLGVIGSRSEPGAPVKLLRRFVERRMPEARIVEMVVGGVPVSGPIERTIADGVMLVGDAARQSDPITGGGILNAMQAGMIAGEVVADAVSSGDTGVEGLMAYEKRWRESIGKQIARHLDLKEFFIRLSDDDLNKLMHSIQSEDVSKMDLRGMLRVLIRLNPKMLWELRHLVM, via the coding sequence ATGAGGTGTGATGTTGTTGTGGTTGGTGCCGGCCCGGGCGGATCGATGGCTGCGAAAACCGCTGCAGAAAAGGGATTGAAGGTTGTTCTCGTAGAGAAGCGGCAGGAGATCGGGGATCCAGTGAGGTGCGCTGAGGGGGTCAGCAAGGCGCGCCTGAGCAGCATGATCAAACCTGATCCGAAATGGATAGCATCAGAAGTGAAGGGCGCGCGCCTTTACGCCCCCGACGGCTCGAATGTGGTCATGTCCGAGGACAAGTCCGGGGATGAGGTCGGCTATGTCCTGGAACGCAAGATATTCGACCGCGCGCTGGCGATGGATGCGGCCCGTGCGGGCGCGAGGGTGATGGTCAAGACCAGGGCCCTGGATCTGCTCAGGGCAAATGGATCTGTGAAGGGCATCAGGGCCATGCGTTACGGGGAGATCATTGATATAGAGGCTGATGTGGTCATAGGCGCTGACGGGGTCGAGTCGAAGGTGGGTAGGTGGGCCGGAATAGATACTGCGCTCAAACCCGGAGATATAGAGGTCTGCGCGCAGTTCCTGCTCTACGATAAGGGCATAGACGACGAGTACTGCGAGTTCTTCCTGGGAAACGAGCTGGCGCCTGGCGGATACGTCTGGTCGTTTCCGAAGGGCGAGCACCTGGCGAACGTGGGCCTTGGAGTGATCGGCTCGAGGTCAGAGCCCGGAGCGCCGGTGAAGCTCCTGAGGAGGTTTGTTGAGAGAAGAATGCCTGAGGCGAGGATCGTGGAGATGGTCGTCGGCGGCGTCCCGGTCTCGGGACCGATCGAGAGGACCATCGCGGATGGTGTAATGCTGGTCGGAGACGCTGCGCGCCAGTCGGACCCGATAACAGGTGGGGGCATACTCAACGCGATGCAGGCCGGGATGATTGCGGGAGAGGTCGTCGCTGATGCTGTGTCCAGCGGCGATACCGGCGTTGAGGGGCTCATGGCCTATGAGAAGCGCTGGAGGGAGAGCATCGGGAAGCAGATAGCAAGACATCTTGATCTCAAGGAGTTCTTCATCAGGCTTAGCGATGATGACCTGAACAAGCTCATGCACTCGATCCAGTCTGAGGACGTCTCCAAGATGGATCTGAGGGGAATGCTCAGAGTCCTCATCCGCCTGAACCCGAAGATGCTCTGGGAGCTGAGGCATCTTGTGATGTAG
- a CDS encoding peptidylprolyl isomerase, with amino-acid sequence MADNRRVLLKTSLGDVVIELYDDMPITAGNFLKLVESGFYDGVIFHRVIAGFMIQTGDPTGTGYGGPGYTIPDEFSRHNRNDRGTVAMANAGPNTGGSQFFINLVNNNYLDRMHPVFGRVVEGMDVVDKIGDVRTDAEDRPIEDVVIVSARVLG; translated from the coding sequence ATGGCCGATAATCGGAGGGTGCTTTTAAAGACATCCCTGGGGGATGTGGTAATTGAGCTTTACGATGATATGCCCATAACTGCGGGAAACTTTCTGAAGCTTGTTGAAAGCGGCTTCTACGATGGTGTGATATTCCACAGGGTGATCGCCGGTTTCATGATCCAGACGGGAGACCCGACAGGCACTGGCTACGGCGGCCCTGGATACACCATCCCAGATGAGTTCTCCAGGCACAACAGGAACGACCGTGGGACTGTGGCCATGGCGAATGCAGGGCCGAACACTGGCGGCAGCCAGTTCTTCATAAACCTCGTGAACAACAATTACCTCGACAGAATGCATCCCGTCTTCGGGAGGGTCGTCGAGGGTATGGATGTGGTCGATAAAATAGGAGACGTGAGGACCGATGCCGAGGACAGGCCCATTGAGGACGTGGTAATTGTATCCGCAAGGGTGCTGGGCTGA
- a CDS encoding NosD domain-containing protein, whose product MGLWRAVLIMSLVVMIVSASSARILVVDQEATGAIRSVNAALANAQNGDEILVMAGYYRESVDVNKLVSIKGYGAIIDGMGRTTFQMRSYGSSISNLTILGSGRDPAVVVEGYASVTGCNIKNSSIGIAAYKGVVSNNTISATAYGIRLNGSAIVENNTISGPLGAGIEVRCNSSRILSNIVTSAGNAIDVVGNNNTVLFNHLSSSNIGIRLKSSSDNIMMNNTCEKNRIAGVYLEDSRNNSVSSNRFLRNGNGILLKSSSGNKIIGNIVELNEYGISMKGSGGNLLRENVLISNIYSLRIEAGNLGDLRLISDPRARMDDNSFNQSIDESNTIDGRPVLYLVGARNVSIDKSYGFVGLIDCENITMRNQSISNSSAAIMLVGAIDSRISDCRLSRSEIGLSILDSKGCVVENTTAESCGIGFWFGRSQDIFVRKSAALNCTESGFRLEGDRRSRITDSRAENCTAGMHLLDALSSEIVRSRISSSSEDGIRLVRSHRSTVKENEVTGNDNGIAISGSNQCVLAMNNASANGIGIRIEQLSGGSAADNIAFRNREGIFVNGVKEFQFIGNNISMNERFGMRMGSSSGCNISDNRFVGNGMLGLSLTDCSDNRIYHNSFIENGSMFGQNAVDNGSNLWDMGPVIGGNYWSDHQVSGNPGDTPKNVPSKGVDRYPFERDNGWRSPAL is encoded by the coding sequence GTGGGCCTGTGGCGGGCTGTGCTGATAATGTCTCTGGTGGTCATGATAGTATCCGCATCCAGCGCGAGGATTCTGGTTGTGGATCAGGAGGCGACGGGCGCGATCAGAAGCGTGAATGCAGCGCTCGCAAACGCGCAGAACGGTGACGAGATACTTGTAATGGCGGGGTATTATAGGGAGAGCGTGGATGTCAATAAGTTGGTCTCCATAAAAGGATATGGTGCGATCATCGACGGCATGGGCCGTACGACCTTCCAGATGAGATCATACGGGAGCAGCATATCCAACCTCACGATCCTCGGGAGCGGCAGGGATCCGGCAGTCGTGGTAGAGGGATATGCATCTGTGACCGGCTGCAACATCAAAAACTCCTCCATTGGAATCGCGGCATACAAGGGAGTGGTATCGAACAACACTATTTCAGCTACCGCATATGGGATCAGGCTGAACGGCTCCGCGATTGTAGAGAACAACACGATATCAGGACCGCTGGGGGCCGGCATAGAGGTGAGGTGCAACAGCTCCAGGATCCTCAGTAACATTGTGACCTCTGCAGGAAATGCGATAGATGTGGTCGGAAACAACAACACCGTTCTTTTCAACCACCTCTCCTCATCGAACATAGGCATACGGCTGAAGTCATCTTCTGATAACATAATGATGAATAACACCTGCGAGAAGAACAGGATCGCTGGAGTTTATCTGGAGGATTCCAGGAACAACAGCGTATCCTCGAACAGGTTTCTCCGCAACGGCAACGGTATCCTCCTGAAATCCTCTTCGGGTAATAAGATAATCGGAAATATCGTAGAGCTGAACGAGTACGGGATATCGATGAAGGGCTCTGGTGGTAACCTGCTCAGAGAGAACGTGCTGATATCAAATATATACAGCTTGAGGATAGAGGCAGGCAACCTAGGAGATCTCAGGCTCATATCAGATCCCAGGGCCAGGATGGACGACAACTCATTCAACCAGAGCATCGATGAGTCGAACACGATAGATGGCAGGCCGGTTCTGTATCTGGTAGGTGCTCGCAACGTTTCGATAGATAAGAGCTACGGATTTGTGGGGCTCATAGACTGCGAGAACATCACGATGAGAAACCAGAGCATATCGAACAGCAGCGCGGCCATCATGCTTGTGGGAGCAATCGACTCCAGGATCTCGGACTGCAGGCTCTCCAGAAGCGAGATAGGGTTATCGATCCTCGACTCGAAAGGCTGTGTGGTGGAGAACACAACCGCAGAGTCCTGCGGGATCGGCTTCTGGTTCGGTCGGTCGCAGGATATCTTCGTGAGAAAGAGCGCGGCGCTGAACTGCACAGAGAGCGGATTCAGGCTCGAGGGTGACAGGAGATCGAGGATAACGGACTCCCGGGCAGAGAACTGCACTGCCGGGATGCACCTCCTTGACGCCCTCTCCTCAGAGATCGTGCGTTCCAGGATATCCTCAAGCAGTGAGGATGGCATACGGCTGGTCAGGTCGCACAGATCAACGGTGAAGGAGAATGAAGTGACAGGAAACGACAACGGCATAGCGATCTCCGGCTCAAATCAGTGCGTTCTTGCGATGAACAACGCGAGCGCCAATGGGATAGGGATAAGGATCGAGCAGCTCTCCGGAGGATCTGCTGCTGATAACATCGCTTTCCGGAACAGGGAGGGGATCTTCGTGAACGGGGTGAAGGAATTCCAGTTCATCGGCAACAACATCAGCATGAACGAAAGATTCGGAATGCGAATGGGAAGCAGCTCAGGCTGCAATATAAGCGATAATAGATTCGTAGGCAACGGCATGCTCGGCCTGAGCCTGACAGACTGCAGCGACAACAGAATCTACCACAACAGTTTCATCGAGAATGGTTCAATGTTTGGACAGAACGCCGTGGATAACGGAAGCAACCTCTGGGATATGGGGCCGGTGATCGGAGGAAACTACTGGTCGGATCATCAGGTTAGTGGAAATCCCGGAGATACTCCAAAGAATGTGCCATCAAAGGGCGTGGACAGATATCCATTCGAGAGGGATAATGGATGGAGGTCACCCGCTCTGTGA
- the ahbB gene encoding siroheme decarboxylase subunit beta: protein MQEDASRMSQEMDQTDLTLLRALQDGIPIVPHPFKEIGDRLGLDENTVISRLRALRESGVVRRFAATIGHRALGIIANAMIVWKVEDDIERIGCIMASFEEVTHCYQRATCDGWPYNLYTVVHSRSREECEEIASRISEATGVKEYRILFSEKEYKKTSARI, encoded by the coding sequence ATGCAGGAGGATGCAAGCCGCATGAGCCAGGAGATGGATCAGACGGATCTCACGCTGCTCAGAGCACTGCAGGATGGAATACCGATAGTGCCCCATCCATTCAAGGAGATCGGAGATAGGCTCGGGCTTGATGAAAATACTGTGATATCAAGGCTCAGAGCTCTCCGCGAATCAGGGGTTGTGAGAAGGTTCGCGGCCACCATAGGGCACAGGGCTCTGGGAATAATCGCGAACGCGATGATCGTCTGGAAGGTCGAAGACGACATCGAAAGGATTGGATGCATAATGGCCTCCTTCGAGGAAGTCACCCACTGCTACCAGAGGGCGACATGTGATGGGTGGCCTTACAATCTTTACACAGTCGTACATTCGAGGAGCAGAGAGGAGTGTGAGGAGATCGCATCAAGGATATCAGAGGCCACAGGCGTGAAGGAGTACAGGATACTCTTCAGCGAGAAGGAGTACAAGAAGACGAGCGCGAGGATATGA
- a CDS encoding precorrin-2 dehydrogenase/sirohydrochlorin ferrochelatase family protein, which translates to MSGNHVPLLIDLKGRRVVIFGGGDVAERKARLFSQGDLVVVSREFSEGILRMSSDGILKIMKADLMSEDGLKIAEMALEGAFIAIPATSDKRLNSELEEMARGKGALVNSVDREGEVVVPSIVKKRSVVLAISTRIPALSRYIRMRLEREVELYALMAELLSGIRNKLKENVEPQSRRRDLLWSVLSDSSVWSCLENGDIAGAHEKAYMRVRENLTPDEQDNLDAGDSQEGLDKRDRERMAWRR; encoded by the coding sequence ATGAGCGGAAACCATGTTCCTCTTCTGATAGATCTGAAGGGCAGGCGCGTTGTGATATTCGGCGGTGGGGATGTGGCAGAGCGCAAGGCCAGGCTTTTTTCCCAAGGCGACCTCGTGGTTGTGAGCAGGGAATTCTCAGAGGGCATTCTCAGAATGTCATCTGATGGAATTCTGAAGATAATGAAAGCGGATCTCATGAGCGAGGACGGGCTGAAGATCGCGGAGATGGCGCTGGAGGGCGCGTTCATCGCGATACCTGCCACAAGCGACAAGAGGCTGAATTCAGAGCTTGAAGAGATGGCACGAGGGAAGGGGGCGCTTGTGAATAGCGTTGACAGAGAGGGGGAGGTCGTGGTGCCGTCGATCGTAAAAAAGAGATCTGTGGTCCTCGCGATATCAACAAGGATACCGGCCCTCTCGAGGTATATTCGAATGAGGCTGGAGCGTGAGGTGGAGCTGTACGCTCTGATGGCAGAGCTGCTGAGCGGGATAAGGAATAAGTTAAAAGAGAATGTGGAGCCGCAGAGCAGGAGGCGTGATCTGCTCTGGTCGGTGCTCTCCGACAGCTCTGTGTGGTCGTGCCTGGAGAATGGCGATATCGCAGGAGCCCATGAAAAGGCCTATATGAGAGTCAGGGAGAATCTCACGCCAGATGAGCAGGATAACCTCGATGCTGGTGACTCACAAGAAGGCCTCGATAAGCGAGATCGAGAACGCATGGCATGGCGACGTTGA